One part of the Plasmodium yoelii strain 17X genome assembly, chromosome: 13 genome encodes these proteins:
- a CDS encoding diacylglycerol kinase, putative, whose protein sequence is MKHLFLFTNPISGGNQASIFTEFSANEIVYQKPENCHLHIYNLLEGEPGKNQGFLKLKSVIDNIERESKNYVNNDNIKSDIENEQNVNLNNFENKQVPKKASQKKNNICNIENKNNFVKLCHDDIPVYVIIAGGDGTLNWVLKEAELYDIDTSIFAISMIPFGTGNDFANAFGWKKPIGMLKPKDTFGILNNVISQIFKSEILYHDYWNIEVVLNEDGYFDKINSKTKQKETLTKNNDNVKNLKFHMTNYFSIGIDSRIGRGFERHRKNNAILNKMVYAIEGFKKISSKKNVPINLVIDKMTTGDNFEDIIFTTNKKENAPLLNKAMSIVCVNIPSYSSGNDIWKHTDKLGLKLPKDYNAENKKKYNDLRRSQQQVGDGILEFVTYRSGVDLGLEFAFKGRACRIHQGEGPWKIDFKENITGVYFQVDGEFFYMTKPKYLSVKYYKKLNVLKNNS, encoded by the exons atgaaacatctttttttattcacCAATCCAATATCCGGAGGAAATCAAGCATCCATATTTACTGAA TTTTCTGCCAATGAAATAGTATACCAGAAACCAGAGAATTGCCATTTGCACATATACAATTTATTAGAAGGCGAGCCTGGTAAAAATCAAGGTtttttaaaacttaaaaGTGTGATAGATAATATAGAACGTGAATCTAAAAATTATGtgaataatgataatataaaaagtgatattgaaaatgaacaaaatgttaatttgaataattttgaaaataaacaaGTTCCAAAAAAAGCatctcaaaaaaaaaataatatatgtaatattgaaaataaaaataatttcgtAAAATTATGTCATGATGACATTCCTGTGTATGTAATTATAGCTGGAGGTGATGGAACTTTAAATTGGGTTTTAAAAGAAGCAGAATTATATGATATAGATACAAGTATTTTTGCTATTTCTATGATTCCATTTGGGACTGGTAATGATTTCGCTAATGCATTTGGATGGAAAAAACCAATTGGAATGTTAAAACCTAAAGATACATTTggaattttaaataatgttatttCTCAAATATTTAAATCCGAAATTCTATATCATGATTATTGGAATATTGAAGTTGTGTTAAATGAGGATggatattttgataaaataaattcaaaaacaaaacaaaaagaaACATTAAccaaaaataatgataatgtaaaaaatttaaaattccATATGACTAATTATTTTAGTATTGGGATTGATTCAAGAATAGGTCGAGGTTTTGAAAGACACCGTAAAAATAATgcaatattaaataaaatggtaTATGCTATTGAAgggtttaaaaaaatatcatctaaaaaaaatgtaccTATTAATTTAGTAATTGATAAAATGACAACTGGGGATAATTTTGaagatattatatttacaacaaataaaaaagaaaatgctCCTTTATTAAACAAAGCTATGAGTATTGTATGTGTTAATATACCATCATATTCATCTGGAAATGATATATGGAAACATACAGATAAACTAGGTTTAAAATTACCAAAAGATTATAATgctgaaaataaaaaaaaatataatgatttaaGACGTTCACAACAACAAGTTGGAGATGGAATATTAGAATTCGTTACATATCGTTCAGGTGTTGATTTGGGGCTAGAATTTGCATTTAAAGGTCGAGCTTGTAGAATACATCAAGGAGAAGGACCATGGAAAATAGattttaaagaaaatatcACGGGTGTCTATTTTCAAGTAGATGGTGAATTTTTCTATATGACAAAGCCGAAATATTTATccgtaaaatattataaaaaattaaatgtgttgaaaaataattcgtaa
- a CDS encoding transmembrane protein 43, putative gives MVNYEDFCFRKNILSIYATSLTIILLIFTILNEYKYIRYSKELKPIIKNAIRAPCIPLDENNGKIIHINCPLQDQETFYAPPEFSSNIYSFRGIFFETKVEMYQWVGHYGYLGLFSKGKFEDHIVKTPYNFHYFYKNRKNPTYIPAVGGIGRKYANYAKVGNYRLLQNSLINFQKKKKLDLIDDGWFTESEIKPPFTIDHLNTNVYDNYLYTGDPLNPQIGDIRVSFYGNASTHATAIGIQKARLLNTIFEIDTVNIMNKDVILLSEDNKIMTNHTKNFIYKNYGNNRALWVFRIIAYIFLFIQIFIFLENSSKNITWKVIVSSIMSMIILSISPCVLWLFCDTAVFLCLFVFIVFLSIALLFIYNNEVDNGYTEMKNYMKRANTEPTNYTFLNVEDNCTDIYKEYTNEKDKMVTILDSSSDASFYNSINKNDGHKFESSPAGVYHYR, from the exons atggTTAACTATGAAGACTTTTGTTTTcggaaaaatattttatctaTATATGCAACATCgcttactataatccttttaatatttactattttgaacgaatacaaatatattagatattctaaagaattaaaacccataataaaaaatgccATTAGA GCCCCATGCATCCCCCTTGACgaaaataatggaaaaatCATACATATA aaTTGCCCATTACAAGACCAGGAAACATTTTATGCTCCACCAGAATTTAGTTCcaatatttattcatttagaGGGATATTTTTCGAAACAAAAGTTGAAATGTATCAGTGGGTAGGCCATTATGGATATTTAGGTTTATTTTCTAAAGGGAAATTTGAAGATCATATAGTAAAGACCCCTTacaattttcattatttttacaaaaatcgaaaaaatcCTACTTATATCCCCGCTGTTGGTGGAATAGGAAGAAAG tacGCTAATTATGCAAAAGTTGGAAATTATAGACTTCTACAAAATTCGCTCATAAATTTtcagaaaaagaaaaaattagaCTTAATAGATGATGGATGGTTCACTGAATCAGAAATAAAACCTCCATTTACGATTGATCATTTAAACACTAATGTTTATGACAACTATTTGTATACAGGAGATCCATTAAATCCCCAA ATAGGTGACATAAGGGTTTCATTTTATGGCAACGCGTCTACGCATGCAACGGCTATAGGAATTCAGAAAGCAAGATTACTAAATACCATATTCGAAATTGATACAGTTAATATCATGAATAAAGATGTAATTTTACTATCTGAAgataacaaaataatgacTAATCAtacaaaaaattttatttataaaaattatggtAATAATCGAGCATTATGGGTATTTCGTATAATAGCttatatctttttatttattcaaatttttattttccttgAAAATAGTTCTAAG aatatcACATGGAAAGTAATTGTGAGTTCAATTATGTCAATGATTATATTATCCATATCCCCATGTGTGCTTTGGCTTTTTTGTGACACTGCTGTctttttatgtttatttgtattcattgtttttttgtcaatagcgttattatttatatataataacgaAGTAGATAATGGATATACTGagatgaaaaattatatgaaaagaGCAAATACAGAACCAACAAATTACACATTTTTAAACGTAGAAGATAATTGTacagatatatataaagaatataCTAATGAAAAAGATAAGATGGTCACAATATTAGATTCAAGTAGCGATGCATCATTTTATAAttctataaataaaaatgatggaCATAAATTTGAATCATCGCCAGCTGGAGTATATCATTATAGATAA
- a CDS encoding inorganic anion antiporter, putative: MKKKKSLGSKENENEERIEDFKLDNEDFIEKSETNERTQIYHDDMYDNDIKICLPARVGFFKALQSMTSGIKWGWGFTNTPKEPSGYYINEILCGCILCLTMLPEMISFSMIAKIPPYIGLQGASFLCLITSIFGGSPGVVHGVTGAFASVCSNYLIENHAGGLPEGIEKLYICILICSIMLLFFSFFHMSALIQLIPTPVFIGYCNGLSIIFLMAQLHTLENPYTHEYITGYHLLFFVIICTLVVLIVELWKKIPKVGQKIPSTLVAITITIFVEFIVLRKILHNFETFKNVKSFTVGDMFSFTSEKAKPTFLFSNKELDFSKVVFDMDLIKQLVNMFVVLLIEVLMVSEVIKDMGGAECDTNETVFSLFIGNLLSTLGSAVGGSSLLGLSVLNYRNGARGKESGLVASILIYGILLFGYSLLNYIPLSFLCGIMITVFIHCFKWFSIPIIFFTFCPAHIRNCHPCMSRKISRWDAFIIVLVTFLCVLVSVPAGVLAGVILSSLVYVWQSKSTFKFEIFYDKDTDTKYYEIEGHLFYASKKMFTRLFRYENDSQTINIVLKGKSTLFDYTAIEALTSVKHQYNINNKNVNIHGLSHECIKKIAKMNHLCKQIDVDLVKVETPVVPLLYKPLQTIFMTPKTIRRRIISKNKKGKKKSSEQNKSHEDFDI, translated from the exons atgaaaaaaaaaaaaagtttggGATccaaagaaaatgaaaatgaagaaagaATAGAAGATTTTAAATTAGATAATGAAGACTTTATTGAAAAAAGTGAAACAAATGAAAGAACACAAATATATCATGATGATATGTatgataatgatataaaaatatgtttaccAGCAAGGGTAGGATTTTTTAAAGCCCTTCAATCCATGACATCTGGTATAAAATGGGGATGGGGATTTACAAACACACCCAAAGAACCATCTGGATATTACATCAATGAAATATTATGTGGTTGTATATTATGTTTAACTATGTTACCTGAAATGATATCATTTTCGATGATTGCAAAAATACCACCATATATTGGATTGCAAGGGGcatcatttttatgtttaataACATCTATTTTTGGCGGATCACCTGGTGTTGTACATGGTGTTACAGGGGCATTTGCATCTGTGTGTTCAAACTATCTTATAGAAAATCATGCTGGAGGTTTACCAGAAGGaatagaaaaattatatatttgtatattaatATGTTCAATTatgctattatttttttccttttttcatATGTCAGCTTTAATACAATTAATTCCAACACCAGTTTTTATTGGCTATTGTAATGgattatctattatttttttaatggcACAATTACATACCTTGGAAAATCCATATACCCATGAATATATAACAGGGTAtcatttacttttttttgttattatatgtACTCTCGTAGTTTTGATAGTTGAACTATGGAAGAAAATACCTAAA GTCGGACAAAAAATTCCATCAACACTAGTGGCAATAACCATCACGATATTTGTTGAATTTATTGTTCTTCGAAAAATTTTACACAATTTTGAAACTTTTAAAAATGTCAAATCATTTACGGTAGGGGATATGTTTTCTTTTACCTCTGAAAAAGCAAAAcctacttttttattttcaaacaAGGAATTAGATTTTTCAAAAGTTGTTTTTGATATGGATTTAATTAAACAATTAGTAAATATGTTTGTTGttttattaatagaagtACTAATGGTTAGTGAAGTTATTAAAGATATGGGAGGTGCAGAATGTGATACTAACGAAACtgtattttctctttttattGGAAACTTATTATCTACATTAGGAAGTGCAGTTGGGGGTAGTAGTTTATTAGGGTTATCtgttttaaattatagaaaTGGGGCAAGAGGAAAAGAGAGCGGACTTGTAGCAtctattttaatttatggaatattattatttggctattctttattaaattatataccaTTATCTTTTTTATGTGGTATTATGATAACTGTTTTTATTCATTGTTTTAAATGGTTCTCAATAccgattatattttttactttttgtCCGGCTCATATTCGAAATTGCCACCCATGTATGAGCCGAAAAATATCTAGATGGGATGCTTTCATAATAGTCCTTGTCACATTCTTATGT GTTTTGGTAAGTGTTCCAGCAGGCGTACTTGCTGGGGTAATTTTATCCTCATTAGTATATGTCTGGCAAAGCAAATCAACCTTCAAATTTgaaattttttatgataaagaTACAGACACTAAG TATTACGAAATCGAAGGACacttattttatgcatcGAAGAAAATGTTCACAAGATTATTCAGATATGAAAACGATAGTCAAACTATCAATATTGtattaaaaggaaaaagCACATTATTTGATTACACAGCTATTGAAGCACTAACATCTGTAAAACatcaatataatattaacaataaaaatgttaatattcATGGATTAAGTCATGAatgcattaaaaaaattgcaaaGATGAACCATTTATGTAAACAAATTGATGTAGATCTCGTTAAAGTCGAAACCCCCGTTGTACCATTATTATACAAACCATTGCAAACAATATTTAtg ACACCTAAAACGATCAGACGAAGAATTatttctaaaaataaaaaaggcaaaaaaaaaagttcgGAGCAAAATAAATCACATGAAGATTTTGACATTTAG
- a CDS encoding RAP protein, putative, which yields MNRFFQTCIRRSFTSLKMELEKFEKVSHNFIECIETYKSEKDISIKSYKNYKNEIKESINKLLNNDILNNYEKKDFKMLFTYSIILSRRILIQKDHAKDLILSYISFIKNYNNLIFNDQNNIRKDEIENKNDLLLLFKFIYYLNIDYDNVIYNYIYSELSNLISLYSLEELVECIKFISSFKNKKWANQKMFSRCIDEVVNKFTTGTLSNSSICNTLTTIIKACSRLNYEITDIHILLDLFRDNYDKNNNKDMHMLIKIIYNLFISNYHNYKNTNQLIYLLKQEIMQNDKQTEYPTYNKYQYNDNVIIDNNFDLNEENATNNLNARISYDNINNIHQLYMKSKEKNDITTPNISISSINLYRLKFIDILIRSDNYLFNTFYLPNSNFFDFVKNLTMEGKTIRDTIFIKQAQFFIKENGYKITNTHTSIYPIYALIGFKNIYVEFVHNICVNKKMKENLNKFHKHHLNYKLRNLKFLGWNPIILYEHEWKKLRNYNEKFEYIKKKFKSIHNHMQ from the exons ATGAATAGGTTCTTTCAAACATGCATAAGACGATCCTTTACGAGCTTAAAAATGGAATTAGAAAAATTCGAAAAAGTGTCtcataattttattgaaTGTATTGAGACATATAAATCAgaaaaagatatatctataaaaagttataaaaattataaaaatgaaataaaagaaagtattaataaattattaaataatgatatattaaataattatgaaaaaaaagattttaaaatgttatttacatatagtataatattatcaAGAAGAATATTAATTCAAAAAGATCATGCAAAggatttaattttatcatatatttcattcattaaaaattataataatttaatatttaatgatcaaaataatataagaaaagacgaaattgaaaataaaaatgatttgttattattatttaaatttatttattatttaaatatagattatgataatgtaatttacaattatatttattctgAACTTAGCAATTTAATTTCTCTTTATTCATTAGAAGAGCTAGTTGAATGTATTAAGTTCATATcatcttttaaaaataaaaaatgggcaaatcaaaaaatgttttcTAGATGTATAGATGAAgttgttaataaatttacaaCCGGAACTTTGAGTAATAGCAGTATTTGTAATACACTAACAACAATTATAAAAGCTTGTTCGCGTCTTAATTATGAAATTACAGatatacacattttattAGATTTATTTCGagataattatgataaaaataataataaagatatgcatatgcttataaaaataatttataatttatttatatcaaattatcataattataaaaatacaaatcaattgatatatttattaaaacaagaAATTATGCAAAATGATAAACAAACAGAATATCCTACTTATAACAAATATcaatataatgataatgttataatagataataattttgatttGAATGAAGAAAATGCTACTAATAATTTGAATGCTCGTATTTCATAtgacaatataaataatatacatcaattatatatgaaatcaAAAGAGAAAAATGATATAACCACTCCTAATATATCAATCTCttcaattaatttatatagaCTTAAATTTATAGATATACTTATCCGTTCAGACAACTATCTTTTTAACACTTTTTATTTGCCAAATTCGAACTTTTTTGACTTTGTTAAGAACCTAACAATGGAGg GCAAGACAATTAGGGATACCATATTTATCAAACAAgcacaattttttataaaggAAAATGG AtataaaattacaaataCACATACGAGCATATATCCAATTTATGCTTTAATTGgttttaaaaacatttatGTCGAGTTTGTACACAATATATgtgtgaataaaaaaatgaaggaaAATCTCAATAAATTTCATAAACATCATTTGAATTATAAACTTAGGAACTTGAAGTTTTTAGGATG gaACCCCATCATTTTGTACGAGCACGAATGGAAAAAGCTAAG aaattataatgaaaaatttgaatacataaaaaaaaaatttaaaagcaTACATAACCATatgcaataa